CCATCCTAGAACACCAGCTCGAGGCCTGGTCCCTGCTCATTCTCTCCTACTGTGAACACTACCACATCTACAGCCTACTGGCCACGGGATCGGTGCTTTCTGCTCAAAGCAAAGACGAGGAATTCCCGCCACTTTTCGAGAACAAGCTCGTCAACAGATCCTGTCTGGACActttcagaagagaaatcCTCAGCCATATGATCCACAAAAACCACAGGGCCATGTACATCgaccagaagaagctgtaTGCGGGCGTTCTCATTCTCTGGCGCACGTTGCCCGAATGGGCAAAGCTTTTAAGAGACTACGTCGACAGCACGGGCCAGCTCGGAACGATTTTGACCGTGTACGAGTTGACGCAGCTGGAGGACTCGACAACGAGTGAGGAGTTCAGGAACATTGACTACAATTTGTTTGTGAAGATCTTGCAGTTGCTCATGAAGCAGGGCAAGGCGCAGATCTTGATGACAGAAGATAACTCGGGTCAGATCGAGGGCGTTAAGATCGTGTGAGGGAGGAGAAATTATAGAGAAGCTGCGGAAGCAGCTCCAAGAAATGCATTGATTGGTTAATTGTTATTGTAGGGGCCTCTGCCCGGTTTTGCCAATGAGAGACGGTGTGTCATCGTCCTCAACAGGCGAATATTGAAGTCTGAAAGAGTGCCGTTTGAAGGTACCTTGGCTGCATCTACAGTCGAAGGCGTATACAACGGCAGACATTCAAAAATGATATGATGCGATAGGTAGCAAAGAGCGCATGATATTTATTCTTCTATGTGATTTTTGGGGTGAGCCGATGAAAGGGAATAATTACAAGGAGCAAGTATGAAAGTGCTAGGAGACGATCTGAAGGAGGATTGATCTTCCCTTACAAACGAGGGCATCCGATTCGGATTATTCCCCATGAAATTCCCAGTTGAAAGGATCAAACGTGTTGATATGAGGCTTTCCTTGAGACTTCAAGCCAGATGCTTCTTTCCTGTGACACTAGAAGCAGAAGATACACTGTTTATCCTGATGTATCGAACTCAACAACTAGTGAAGCACGTCTTTCCCCTCATTTACCTCTACCAACACAAAAATCTGCTTACACCTCCAgattttctccattctTCCTAAACACTCCGTCACTGTATTTGTCGTCCCCAACGACCTTTGCCTTCGTTCTATCATCTCCCCAAATTCATCTCCCTTTGCATTATTCTGTGCatatttcgcagccatttcccAGCACATACTCTGTCTACCATCACCAGCCAAGAACCTGAAATTCAGCTTTTCACCAAGCTCACAACTATAAGGGTACCTTAACATGCAAAAAGCATTTATAACCCAactcttttttcaactagctctttcttccaagATGAAATTTCTACCTAGTACTATCGCTACCACCGTCTACTGCACCTCATCGCACGCGCCAAAAATTCTCACCGTTTCCTCtgatttttcttcttcttcccgCTTAATTCTTTAAGAGGGTCCAAACATTCCAAGCCTCAATACTTTACCATGAAATACGTTGTTGTCTCCGGTGGTGTCATTTCGGGAATCGGTAAGGGCGTGCTTGCGTCGTCCACCGgtttgcttttcaagaCCTTGGGTTTCAGAGTCACCTCCATCAAAATCGACCCATACATGAACATCGACGCGGGTACAATGTCTCCCTTGGAGCATGGTGAGtgttttgttttgaacGACGGTGGAGAGGTCGACTTGGACTTGGGAAACTACGAGCGGTACTTGAACATCACCTTGACCAGAGACCACAACATCACCACGGGGAAGATCTACTCGCATGTTattgagagagaaagaaaaggtgACTACTTGGGCAAGACGGTGCAGGTTGTTCCACACATCACTGAGGCCATCCAGCAGTGGATTGAAAGAGTCGCCAGAATCCCTGTGGACGAATCTGGCTTGGAGCCAGAGGTGTGTATCGTAGAGTTGGGTGGTACTGTGGGAGACATTGAGAGTGCTCCATTTGTGGAGGCCTTGAGACAGTTCCAGTTCAGAGTGGGGCTGGAGAACTTCGCCTTGATTCATGTTTCGCTCGTTTTGGTGATTCACGGTGAACAGAAAACTAAACCAACCCAGGCGGCCATCAAGGAATTGCGCTCCCTCGGTTTGAACCCAGACATGATTGCGTGCAGATGCTCAGAGGAGTTGGAAGTGGCTACCGTTCAAAAGATCGGCATGTTCTGCCACACGGGTCCCGAGCAGGTGGTAGCCATCAGAGACGTCAACTCCACCTACCACGTGCCACTCTTGTTGCAAGAGCAGCGCatgatgaagttcttgcTGAAAAAGTTGCATTTGGATAAAGTCGACTTGACAGAAGCCGCAAGGGCCAAGGGCGCAGCTCTTTTGTCCTCGTGGAGAAAGTTGACCTCTGCTCACGACAAGTCTGTCGAACAAGTCACCATCGCCCTTGTAGGTAAGTACACCAACTTAAAAGACTCGTACCTTTCAGTGATCAAGGCATTGGAGCACTCGGCCATGCGCTGCTACCgcaagttgaagatcgaGTGGGTCGAGTCGAGCGACTTGGAGATTGAGACCAAGGAGTCCTCTCTCGCTGACTACCACAAAGCATGGCACTTGGTGTGCCAAGCGGACGGTATTCTTGTTCCTGGAGGTTTCGGTTCTAGAGGTATTGAGGGAATGATCGCCGCCGCAAACTATGCCAGAGTTAACAATGTGCCATACTTGGGTGTGTGCTTGGGTTTGCAGGTTGCTGtcattgagtttgtcaGAAACATGGTGGGCATTGAGGGCTCTACCTCGATGGAGTTCCACCCTGAGGCCAGTGAAGAAACCTCCTCCGTGGTGTACATGCCAGACGTTGACCAGATCAACTTGGGAGGTACCATGCGATTGGGTATTCATGCTACGAAGTTTGTTGAGGACTCAGAGTGGTCGAAGTTGAGAAAGTTGTACGGCGGTGCCGACTCTGTGCTTGAGAGACACAGACACAGATACGAGGTCAATCCAAAGTTGATTGACAGAATCGAGACGAAGGGGTTGAAGTTCATTGGTAAGGACGAGACCGAAAAGAGAATGGAAATCATTGAGCTTCAGCATCACAAGTTCTTCGTTGGCACCCAGTACCACCCAGAGTATTGTTCCAAGGTGTTGGACCCATCGAGACCATTCTTGGGATTGGTGGCTGCCTCGGCAGGTATT
This DNA window, taken from Candidozyma auris chromosome 7, complete sequence, encodes the following:
- a CDS encoding ESCRT-II subunit protein VPS25, with amino-acid sequence MFEFPKLHSFPPFFTKQSNSTILEHQLEAWSSLILSYCEHYHIYSLSATGSVLSAQSKDEEFPPLFENKLVNRSCSDTFRREILSHMIHKNHRAMYIDQKKSYAGVLILWRTLPEWAKLLRDYVDSTGQLGTILTVYELTQSEDSTTSEEFRNIDYNLFVKILQLLMKQGKAQILMTEDNSGQIEGVKIV
- the URA7 gene encoding CTP synthase URA8, which translates into the protein MKYVVVSGGVISGIGKGVLASSTGLLFKTLGFRVTSIKIDPYMNIDAGTMSPLEHGECFVLNDGGEVDLDLGNYERYLNITLTRDHNITTGKIYSHVIERERKGDYLGKTVQVVPHITEAIQQWIERVARIPVDESGLEPEVCIVELGGTVGDIESAPFVEALRQFQFRVGSENFALIHVSLVLVIHGEQKTKPTQAAIKELRSLGLNPDMIACRCSEELEVATVQKIGMFCHTGPEQVVAIRDVNSTYHVPLLLQEQRMMKFLSKKLHLDKVDLTEAARAKGAALLSSWRKLTSAHDKSVEQVTIALVGKYTNLKDSYLSVIKALEHSAMRCYRKLKIEWVESSDLEIETKESSLADYHKAWHLVCQADGILVPGGFGSRGIEGMIAAANYARVNNVPYLGVCLGLQVAVIEFVRNMVGIEGSTSMEFHPEASEETSSVVYMPDVDQINLGGTMRLGIHATKFVEDSEWSKLRKLYGGADSVLERHRHRYEVNPKLIDRIETKGLKFIGKDETEKRMEIIELQHHKFFVGTQYHPEYCSKVLDPSRPFLGLVAASAGILDDVMARPDIHEKGEF